Proteins co-encoded in one Pseudorhizobium banfieldiae genomic window:
- a CDS encoding nucleoside/nucleotide kinase family protein, whose amino-acid sequence MTPPIKDVAADLLARADGRTRFVVAIAGPPGAGKSTFVDELSKALVRQGTLAAIVPMDGFHLDDAVLSDRGLLTRKGAPETFDVRGFLDIVRAIRSAQEEVFVPLFDRSRELAVAAARAVAPEDRIVLLEGNYLLLDQHPWRLLSGLVDCSIMLMPSPDVLEERLMQRWRGLGMPEAEAREKVMENDLPNGSLVRTCSRRADIILS is encoded by the coding sequence ATGACGCCACCTATCAAAGACGTCGCTGCGGATCTTCTTGCCAGGGCGGACGGCCGCACACGTTTCGTCGTCGCCATTGCAGGCCCTCCCGGTGCCGGCAAATCCACCTTTGTCGATGAGTTATCTAAGGCGTTGGTTCGGCAGGGTACACTCGCGGCGATCGTTCCGATGGACGGCTTCCATCTGGATGATGCAGTGCTGAGCGACCGAGGACTGTTGACGCGGAAAGGCGCACCGGAAACCTTTGACGTTCGCGGGTTTCTGGATATCGTTCGCGCCATCCGATCCGCACAGGAGGAGGTATTCGTCCCTCTCTTCGACCGATCACGTGAACTCGCAGTCGCCGCAGCGCGCGCCGTTGCGCCTGAGGACCGCATCGTTCTGCTGGAGGGAAACTACCTGCTGCTCGACCAGCACCCGTGGCGCCTGCTGTCCGGCCTTGTCGACTGCTCGATCATGCTGATGCCTTCGCCAGATGTCCTTGAAGAAAGACTGATGCAAAGGTGGCGGGGGCTGGGAATGCCGGAGGCGGAGGCCCGTGAAAAGGTCATGGAGAACGACCTGCCAAACGGATCACTCGTGCGGACCTGCAGCCGCCGCGCCGACATCATCCTTTCTTGA
- the ehuA gene encoding ectoine/hydroxyectoine ABC transporter ATP-binding protein EhuA — MNETTDPHIIEFSDVTKRFGILTVLDNFNFSVAKGEKVTLIGPSGSGKSTVLRILMTLEPFQEGKLTLAGTSYHEPGGKGPFQASEKHLRQIRNHVGMVFQSFNLFPHMTVLRNVVEAPVRVLGMARAEAEARAIELLQMVGLADKKDHYPVQLSGGQQQRVAIARAMAMRPRVLLFDEPTSALDPQLVGEVLSVIRDLAHEHDLTMLLVTHEMRFAREVSDRVCFFDKGRICEQGAPDEIFGQPKNERTREFLSSILA, encoded by the coding sequence ATGAATGAAACCACCGATCCGCACATCATCGAGTTCTCGGACGTCACGAAGCGTTTTGGTATCCTGACGGTGCTCGATAACTTCAACTTCTCGGTGGCGAAAGGAGAAAAGGTCACGCTCATTGGCCCCTCCGGCTCGGGCAAGTCCACGGTGCTGCGCATTCTGATGACGCTCGAGCCGTTCCAGGAGGGCAAGCTGACGCTCGCGGGCACCTCCTACCACGAACCCGGTGGCAAGGGACCGTTCCAGGCGTCGGAGAAGCACCTGCGACAGATCCGCAATCACGTCGGCATGGTCTTTCAGAGCTTCAATCTGTTTCCGCACATGACCGTTCTCCGCAATGTTGTCGAGGCCCCCGTTCGGGTCCTCGGGATGGCGCGGGCGGAGGCGGAGGCGCGGGCAATCGAACTACTGCAGATGGTGGGACTGGCGGACAAGAAGGACCATTACCCGGTGCAGCTATCGGGCGGGCAGCAGCAGCGGGTGGCGATCGCCCGGGCGATGGCCATGCGTCCGCGCGTCCTGCTGTTCGACGAGCCGACCTCCGCACTCGATCCGCAATTGGTCGGCGAGGTGCTGTCCGTCATACGTGACCTGGCGCACGAGCATGACCTGACCATGCTGCTCGTGACCCACGAGATGCGATTTGCGCGCGAGGTCTCAGACCGGGTCTGTTTCTTCGACAAAGGGAGGATCTGTGAGCAGGGCGCGCCGGACGAGATTTTCGGCCAGCCGAAGAACGAGCGCACTCGGGAGTTTCTGTCGTCGATCCTGGCCTAG
- the ehuB gene encoding ectoine/hydroxyectoine ABC transporter substrate-binding protein EhuB, which translates to MQISRLSGLSALALIMGFTSANALTVEEVKEQGYIRAATANEVPYSYMQPDGTSAGIGPDVANAVLKSMGIEEVNWTVTPFGTLIPGLKAKRFDFVAAEQNISPERCKQVAFTEPNSSYGEGLLVKKGNPKGLTTYADIAKDPSLTVAVVSGANNVDFLRAVGVKDEQIVFIQANADAIPTVQSRVDAYAATELTVSELAKGQEQVEQVSPFEDPIVDGAPVRNYGGFAFRPEDKELRDAFNAGLVEFRKTDEYKAILGKYGLSEQSIAAAAAKNVADLCAGK; encoded by the coding sequence ATGCAGATCTCAAGACTCTCCGGGCTATCCGCCCTTGCGCTCATCATGGGCTTCACGTCCGCCAACGCCCTTACCGTCGAAGAGGTGAAGGAGCAGGGGTATATCCGCGCCGCGACGGCGAACGAAGTCCCCTACTCCTACATGCAGCCCGACGGCACCTCGGCCGGCATCGGACCGGACGTTGCGAACGCCGTCCTGAAATCCATGGGCATCGAGGAGGTCAACTGGACCGTCACGCCGTTCGGGACGCTGATTCCGGGCCTCAAGGCGAAGCGTTTCGACTTCGTCGCGGCCGAGCAGAACATCTCTCCGGAGCGCTGCAAGCAGGTTGCCTTCACGGAGCCGAACTCCTCCTACGGTGAAGGGCTTTTGGTCAAGAAGGGCAATCCCAAGGGACTGACGACCTATGCCGACATTGCCAAGGATCCTTCGCTGACGGTTGCCGTGGTGTCCGGTGCCAACAATGTCGACTTCCTGCGCGCCGTGGGCGTCAAGGACGAACAGATCGTCTTCATCCAGGCGAATGCGGACGCCATCCCGACCGTCCAGAGCCGGGTCGACGCCTATGCGGCCACCGAACTCACCGTCTCGGAGCTCGCAAAGGGCCAGGAACAGGTCGAGCAGGTTTCCCCGTTCGAAGATCCGATCGTCGACGGTGCACCGGTGCGCAACTATGGCGGCTTTGCCTTCCGTCCGGAAGACAAGGAACTGCGCGACGCCTTCAACGCAGGCCTCGTCGAGTTCCGCAAGACCGACGAGTACAAGGCGATCCTTGGCAAATACGGCCTGTCTGAGCAGAGCATCGCGGCCGCCGCTGCGAAGAACGTCGCAGATCTCTGCGCCGGGAAGTAG
- the ehuD gene encoding ectoine/hydroxyectoine ABC transporter permease subunit EhuD: protein MMYGYEWDTTTWLTYTISILPIILIGLTVTLKAAAAGFAIAMVLGLVFALLRRSRVKVISWTTAFVVEFLRDTPLLVQLFFLYYVLPNFGIVLPAFLTGALALGLQYAAYTSEVYRGGIEAVGRGQWEAATALNLTRMQTYRDVIIPQAIPRIVPAMGNYLVAMIKETPVLSVITVLEMMGLANMIGERTFEYLVPLTLVGLIFLLLTLICSAGLHRLQKALPKAGIPLR from the coding sequence ATGATGTACGGCTACGAATGGGACACGACCACCTGGCTCACCTACACGATCTCGATCCTTCCCATCATCCTCATCGGTCTGACGGTGACCTTGAAGGCGGCGGCAGCGGGCTTCGCCATCGCGATGGTCCTTGGCCTCGTGTTCGCGCTGCTACGCCGCAGCCGGGTGAAGGTCATCTCCTGGACGACCGCGTTTGTCGTCGAATTCCTTCGCGACACGCCGCTCCTGGTGCAACTTTTCTTTCTCTACTACGTGCTGCCGAACTTCGGGATTGTGCTTCCCGCCTTCCTGACGGGGGCGCTGGCGCTCGGGCTGCAATACGCCGCCTACACCTCCGAGGTCTACCGTGGCGGTATCGAAGCCGTGGGCCGGGGCCAGTGGGAAGCGGCCACCGCGCTGAACCTCACCCGGATGCAGACCTACCGGGACGTCATCATTCCGCAGGCCATCCCTCGCATCGTGCCGGCCATGGGCAACTACCTCGTCGCGATGATCAAGGAAACGCCGGTGCTTTCCGTCATCACGGTCCTCGAGATGATGGGGCTTGCGAACATGATCGGCGAACGCACCTTCGAGTACCTCGTTCCGCTGACCCTCGTCGGCCTGATCTTCCTACTCCTGACGCTGATCTGCTCCGCCGGCCTTCACCGGCTGCAGAAGGCTCTTCCGAAAGCAGGAATTCCATTGCGATGA
- the doeB gene encoding N(2)-acetyl-L-2,4-diaminobutanoate deacetylase DoeB, translated as MLTTAPRPSPVAPSVDFDMRGVQHGHLRLPYSRDDSAWGSVMIPICVIANGSGPTALLTGANHGDEYEGPAALFELAQTLDPSQVSGRIIVVPALNYPAFRAGTRTSPIDRGNLNRSFPGRPDGTVTEKIADYVTRHLIPLADIVLDFHSGGKTLDFLPYAAAHELPDKTQEARCFEAVAAFSAPYSMKMLEIDAVGMLDTTAEEMGKVFVTTELGGAGTASAHSIDIARTGTLNLLRHTGILAGAPEIRQTRWLDMPSSDCFTFAEDDGLVAFRRDLGDPIAAGDVIARVYPVSRTGVPPIDYRAAMDGVLAARHVPGLIKAGDCLSVIATITE; from the coding sequence ATGCTGACCACCGCGCCCCGTCCCTCTCCTGTCGCTCCTTCAGTCGATTTCGACATGAGGGGTGTGCAGCACGGCCATCTGCGGCTGCCCTACAGCCGCGATGACAGCGCCTGGGGCTCGGTGATGATCCCGATCTGCGTCATCGCCAATGGCAGCGGCCCGACGGCGCTTCTCACCGGAGCCAATCATGGCGACGAGTATGAGGGCCCGGCCGCTCTCTTCGAACTGGCGCAGACACTTGATCCGTCGCAGGTGAGCGGGCGCATCATCGTCGTGCCGGCGCTGAACTATCCGGCCTTCAGGGCCGGCACAAGGACTTCGCCGATAGACCGCGGCAACCTCAACCGCAGTTTCCCGGGCCGGCCGGACGGCACGGTGACGGAGAAGATCGCGGACTACGTGACGCGTCACCTGATCCCGTTGGCGGACATCGTGCTCGACTTCCATTCGGGCGGAAAAACCCTCGACTTCCTGCCCTATGCCGCAGCGCACGAACTGCCGGACAAGACGCAGGAGGCACGCTGCTTCGAGGCGGTCGCGGCCTTCTCTGCGCCATACTCGATGAAGATGCTGGAGATCGATGCGGTCGGAATGCTGGATACGACAGCCGAGGAAATGGGCAAGGTCTTCGTCACCACGGAGCTCGGTGGTGCCGGCACGGCGAGCGCTCACTCCATCGACATCGCCCGCACGGGCACCCTCAACCTGCTGCGCCACACCGGAATCCTGGCGGGGGCTCCGGAGATCCGGCAGACCCGTTGGCTGGATATGCCGTCGAGCGACTGCTTCACCTTCGCGGAGGACGACGGGCTGGTCGCATTCCGTCGCGATCTTGGCGATCCGATCGCGGCGGGGGACGTCATCGCCCGCGTCTACCCCGTCAGCAGGACCGGCGTCCCCCCCATTGATTACCGCGCCGCCATGGATGGCGTGCTCGCGGCCCGACACGTCCCAGGCCTCATCAAGGCTGGCGACTGCCTCTCCGTCATCGCAACGATCACGGAGTAG
- a CDS encoding ABC transporter permease has product MSEPQPAAHPHHEYEKVLSESSSQVASFDLHDKSLLQKCQHYLHSNPAAVPLIVLVFSVLVFGILLGSKFFSAFTLTLILQQVAIVGFVGAAQTLVILTAGIDLSVGAIMVLSSVVMGQFTFRYGLPPTLSIMCGFAVGAFCGWINGQLVARMKLPPFIVTLGMWQIVLAANFLYSANETIRSQDISQQAPILQFFGQNLRIGNAVFTYGVIGMVLLVALLWYVLNRTAWGRHVYAVGDDPDAAELAGVNVRRMLISVYTLSGLICAFAGWALIGRIGSVSPTAGQFANIESITAVVIGGLSLFGGRGSILGMLFGALIVGVFSLGLRLVGTDPQWTYLLIGVLIITAVAIDQWIRKVAG; this is encoded by the coding sequence ATGAGCGAGCCACAGCCTGCAGCGCATCCGCATCATGAATACGAGAAGGTGCTGTCCGAGAGCTCCAGTCAGGTCGCCTCGTTCGACCTGCACGACAAATCCCTTCTGCAAAAGTGCCAGCATTACCTGCATTCAAATCCGGCCGCGGTACCGCTGATCGTTCTGGTGTTCTCGGTCCTGGTCTTTGGTATCCTGTTGGGCAGCAAGTTCTTCTCGGCGTTCACGCTGACGCTGATCCTGCAACAGGTGGCGATCGTCGGCTTCGTCGGAGCCGCACAAACGCTCGTGATCCTGACCGCCGGAATCGACCTCTCCGTCGGCGCCATCATGGTGCTTTCCTCGGTGGTGATGGGTCAGTTTACGTTCCGGTACGGCCTTCCACCAACCCTTTCGATCATGTGCGGCTTCGCTGTCGGCGCCTTTTGCGGCTGGATCAACGGGCAGCTCGTTGCCCGGATGAAGCTTCCCCCCTTCATCGTGACCCTGGGCATGTGGCAAATCGTGCTGGCTGCAAACTTTCTCTATTCCGCCAACGAAACCATCCGCTCGCAGGACATCTCGCAGCAGGCCCCCATTCTGCAATTCTTCGGCCAGAACCTTAGGATTGGAAATGCGGTCTTCACCTATGGCGTCATCGGCATGGTGCTACTGGTCGCGCTGCTCTGGTACGTTCTCAACCGGACCGCCTGGGGCCGACATGTCTATGCCGTGGGCGATGACCCGGATGCTGCCGAGCTCGCGGGTGTCAATGTCCGGCGCATGTTGATTTCCGTCTATACCCTCTCCGGTCTTATCTGCGCCTTTGCGGGATGGGCTCTCATCGGCCGGATTGGATCCGTGTCCCCAACCGCCGGACAATTCGCAAACATTGAGTCGATCACCGCGGTCGTGATCGGAGGCCTCTCCCTCTTTGGCGGACGCGGCTCGATCCTCGGCATGCTCTTCGGCGCGCTGATCGTCGGCGTATTCTCCCTCGGATTGCGCCTGGTCGGCACCGACCCACAATGGACCTATCTGTTGATCGGCGTGCTGATCATCACCGCCGTCGCTATCGACCAGTGGATAAGAAAGGTAGCAGGCTGA
- the doeA gene encoding ectoine hydrolase DoeA (DoeA (degradation of ectoine A) is also called EutD (ectoine utilization D).), whose product MSVTLNFTREEYAERLSKTRRAMEKAGIDLLIVTDPSNMHWLTGYDGWSFYVHQCVLVPPSGDPIWYGRKQDANGAKRTAYIEHDNIIGYPDHYVQSTERHPMDLLSQIIDERNWSGLTVGVEMDNYYFSAAAFASLQTHLPNARFKDAAGLVNWQRAVKSPTELDYMRKAGKIVELMHKRIVDVIEPGMRKCDLVAEIYDAGIRGTAEFGGDYPAIVPLLPSGADASAPHLTWDDKPMRLGEGTFFEIAGTYKRYHCPLSRTVFLGKPTQAFLDAEQATLEGMEAGLAAAKSGNACEDIANAFFAVLKKYGIIKDNRTGYPIGLSYPPDWGERTMSLRPGDRTELKPGMTFHFMTGLWLEDMGLEITESIAITETGVECLSNVPRQLFVKA is encoded by the coding sequence GTGAGCGTGACGCTGAACTTTACGCGCGAGGAATATGCCGAGCGCTTGTCCAAGACCCGTCGCGCCATGGAAAAGGCCGGGATCGATCTCCTGATCGTCACCGATCCGTCCAACATGCACTGGCTGACCGGATATGACGGCTGGTCCTTCTACGTGCATCAATGCGTGCTGGTGCCGCCGAGCGGCGACCCCATCTGGTATGGTCGCAAGCAGGATGCCAATGGCGCGAAGCGCACCGCCTATATCGAGCATGACAATATCATCGGGTATCCCGACCATTACGTGCAGTCGACCGAGCGCCACCCGATGGATCTGCTGTCGCAGATCATCGACGAGCGCAACTGGTCCGGTCTGACGGTCGGCGTCGAGATGGACAACTACTATTTTTCGGCGGCCGCCTTCGCTTCCCTCCAGACGCATCTGCCGAATGCCCGCTTCAAGGATGCGGCGGGCCTCGTCAACTGGCAGCGCGCCGTGAAGAGCCCGACCGAGCTCGACTATATGCGCAAGGCCGGCAAGATCGTCGAACTGATGCACAAGCGGATCGTCGACGTCATCGAGCCGGGCATGCGCAAGTGCGACCTTGTCGCCGAGATCTACGATGCGGGCATACGCGGCACCGCCGAGTTCGGTGGGGATTATCCGGCGATCGTCCCGCTTCTGCCGTCGGGGGCGGATGCGTCGGCGCCCCACCTGACCTGGGACGACAAGCCGATGCGCCTGGGCGAAGGCACGTTCTTCGAGATTGCCGGCACCTACAAGCGCTACCACTGCCCGCTCTCGCGCACCGTCTTTCTCGGCAAGCCGACGCAGGCCTTCCTCGATGCGGAACAGGCGACGCTGGAAGGGATGGAGGCGGGCCTTGCCGCAGCAAAGTCCGGCAATGCCTGCGAGGACATCGCCAATGCCTTCTTCGCGGTGTTGAAGAAATACGGGATCATCAAGGACAACCGGACCGGCTACCCGATCGGACTTTCCTACCCGCCGGACTGGGGCGAGCGCACGATGAGCCTGCGCCCCGGCGACCGGACGGAGTTGAAGCCCGGCATGACGTTCCATTTCATGACAGGCCTGTGGCTCGAAGATATGGGGCTGGAAATCACCGAAAGCATTGCGATCACCGAAACCGGCGTCGAATGTCTCTCCAATGTGCCGCGCCAGTTGTTCGTAAAGGCATGA
- a CDS encoding ATP-binding cassette domain-containing protein, translating to MNLEPILSARGLVKRYGRVTALDNADFDLYPGEILAVIGDNGAGKSSMIKAISGAISPDQGEIRLEGRPVHFRSPIEARKAGIETVYQNLALSPALSIADNMFLGRELRKPGIAGNWFRKLDRTAMERFARDKLSELGLMTIQNINQAVETLSGGQRQGVAVARAAAFGSKVIILDEPTAALGVKESRRVLELILDVRRRGIPIVLISHNMPHVFEVADRIHVHRLGRRLCVIDPKEHSMSDAVAFMTGAKTPPTEAAAA from the coding sequence ATGAACCTGGAACCCATCCTCAGCGCCCGCGGCCTCGTCAAACGCTACGGTCGCGTCACCGCCCTCGACAATGCCGATTTCGACCTCTATCCGGGCGAGATCCTCGCGGTGATCGGCGACAATGGCGCGGGCAAATCATCGATGATCAAGGCGATCTCCGGTGCCATCTCACCGGATCAGGGAGAAATCCGCCTCGAAGGGCGACCGGTACATTTCCGCTCACCGATCGAAGCGCGCAAGGCAGGAATAGAAACGGTCTACCAGAACCTCGCGCTATCACCTGCCCTCTCCATCGCCGACAACATGTTTCTCGGCCGCGAACTGCGAAAGCCCGGAATCGCCGGCAATTGGTTCCGAAAGCTCGACCGTACCGCCATGGAACGCTTTGCACGCGACAAGCTGTCCGAGCTCGGCCTGATGACGATCCAGAATATCAACCAGGCCGTCGAAACCCTTTCCGGCGGTCAACGCCAGGGGGTGGCGGTCGCCCGGGCGGCGGCTTTCGGCTCCAAGGTCATCATCCTGGATGAGCCGACGGCGGCACTGGGCGTCAAGGAAAGCCGCCGAGTCCTGGAACTCATTCTGGACGTCCGCCGCCGCGGCATACCGATCGTGCTGATCTCGCACAACATGCCGCATGTCTTCGAGGTCGCCGATCGCATCCACGTCCATCGCCTTGGACGCCGGCTCTGCGTCATCGATCCCAAGGAACACAGCATGTCCGACGCGGTGGCCTTCATGACGGGTGCGAAGACACCCCCTACGGAAGCTGCCGCTGCATGA
- a CDS encoding sugar ABC transporter substrate-binding protein, with the protein MKKSLIATAVAALSLGVALSAPAQAQEVSACLITKTDTNPFFVKMKEGATAKAQELGVTLKSYAGKIDGDSESQVAAIETCIADGAKGILLTASDTKGIVPAVQKARDAGILVIALDTPLEPIDAADMTFATDNLLAGELIGKWAAATLGDAAKDAKIAFLNLTPSQPSVDVLRNQGFMKGFGIDVADINKIGDETDPRIVGHDVTNGNEEGGRTAMENLLQKDPTINVVHTINEPAAAGAYEALKSVGREGDVLVVSVDGGCPGVKNVAEGVIGATSQQYPLLMASMGIEAIKKFADSGEKPEATEGKNFFDTGVALVTDKPVDGVESIDTKEGTDKCWG; encoded by the coding sequence ATGAAGAAGTCTCTTATCGCCACAGCCGTCGCCGCCCTTTCTCTGGGCGTTGCCTTGTCCGCGCCTGCACAGGCGCAGGAAGTGTCGGCCTGCCTCATTACCAAGACAGACACCAATCCCTTCTTCGTGAAGATGAAGGAAGGTGCAACCGCGAAGGCACAAGAACTGGGCGTCACCCTCAAGTCCTATGCAGGAAAGATCGACGGCGACAGCGAAAGCCAGGTGGCGGCCATCGAGACCTGCATCGCCGACGGCGCGAAAGGCATCCTGCTCACGGCATCGGATACCAAGGGCATCGTTCCTGCCGTTCAGAAGGCGCGGGACGCCGGCATTCTCGTTATCGCTCTCGACACTCCGCTCGAGCCGATCGATGCCGCCGACATGACCTTCGCGACGGACAACCTTCTCGCCGGCGAACTGATCGGCAAATGGGCTGCGGCGACACTGGGTGACGCCGCGAAGGATGCCAAGATCGCCTTCCTCAACCTTACACCGTCGCAGCCGTCGGTCGACGTCTTGCGCAACCAGGGCTTCATGAAGGGCTTTGGCATCGACGTCGCGGACATCAACAAGATCGGCGACGAAACGGATCCCCGTATCGTCGGCCACGATGTCACGAACGGCAATGAGGAAGGCGGGCGCACCGCAATGGAGAACCTTCTGCAGAAGGATCCGACCATCAATGTCGTGCACACCATCAACGAACCTGCCGCCGCCGGGGCTTACGAAGCACTGAAGTCCGTGGGACGCGAAGGGGACGTGCTTGTCGTCTCTGTGGACGGCGGCTGCCCGGGTGTCAAGAATGTGGCCGAGGGCGTCATCGGTGCAACGTCGCAGCAATATCCGCTATTGATGGCTTCCATGGGCATCGAGGCGATCAAGAAATTCGCCGATTCTGGCGAGAAGCCCGAAGCGACGGAAGGAAAGAACTTCTTCGACACCGGTGTCGCCCTCGTCACCGACAAGCCCGTGGACGGCGTGGAGTCGATCGATACCAAGGAAGGCACGGACAAGTGCTGGGGCTGA
- the ehuC gene encoding ectoine/hydroxyectoine ABC transporter permease subunit EhuC, with product MDWSAYLPMILQGAGVTMTITLASIVIGAALAFFFGILRVEGGPVLSTIALCYTEVFRGTSLLVQLFWFYYALPLVGLSFEPITTGILVLAAHVGGYGAEIVRGALSSVSTQQLEAARALDFNRFQTLFRISLPQAIVEMMPAFGNLAIETLKLSSLVSLISIADLTFTAQSIRNLTLDSASIYSVTLLCYFAMSLVLMVAIRIIEHVVRRGDVFPRSAHS from the coding sequence ATGGACTGGAGTGCATACCTGCCGATGATCCTGCAAGGTGCTGGTGTTACCATGACGATCACGCTTGCCTCGATCGTGATCGGCGCGGCACTGGCGTTCTTCTTCGGCATCCTGCGCGTCGAGGGCGGGCCGGTGCTGTCGACGATAGCGCTGTGCTACACGGAGGTGTTTCGCGGCACCTCCCTGCTCGTCCAGCTGTTCTGGTTCTATTACGCGCTGCCGCTGGTCGGCCTAAGCTTCGAGCCGATCACGACCGGGATCTTGGTTCTCGCTGCCCACGTCGGCGGCTATGGTGCGGAAATCGTCCGCGGTGCGCTCTCCTCCGTCTCCACGCAGCAGCTGGAGGCTGCCCGAGCCTTGGACTTCAACCGTTTCCAGACACTGTTCCGGATCTCGCTGCCACAGGCGATCGTTGAGATGATGCCCGCCTTCGGCAATCTGGCCATTGAAACGCTGAAGCTCTCATCGCTCGTCTCGCTGATCTCCATCGCCGATCTCACCTTCACGGCGCAGTCGATCCGCAACCTGACCCTAGACAGCGCAAGCATCTATTCCGTCACGCTGCTGTGCTATTTCGCGATGTCTCTCGTGTTGATGGTCGCCATCCGTATCATCGAACATGTCGTCAGGCGCGGTGACGTCTTCCCCCGTTCGGCCCACTCCTGA
- a CDS encoding ROK family transcriptional regulator, which produces MSVFEATAHHATSPHQGSLTGGANQVRVRAYNERLVLSLVRLHGSLSKADITRRSGLSAQTVSVIMRSLESEGLLLRGDPVRGKVGQPSVPMRLNPDAVYSFGVKIGRRSADLVLMDFVGQIRLQHHETYAYPQPDRIMEIITSGIAQLEARLAADQRSRIAGLGIAAPFELWNWADEVGAPPGAMDAWRTFDLHSEVAARVNYPVFLQNDATSACGAELVFGVGPSYADFIYLFVGSFIGGGIVLNSSVYSGRTGTAGAIGPLPVRGKDGETRQLLDIASIFVLENLLRDSGIDPQPLWYSADDWIDFGEPLEVWIQDSAAALAQAIVAAASVIDFGAAVIDGGFPHWVRRRLVNATIDAVARLDLQGVIIPDIIEGKVGAQARAIGGASLPIFARYLMDQNVLFKDLAEA; this is translated from the coding sequence ATGTCTGTTTTCGAAGCCACAGCCCATCATGCAACCTCGCCACATCAGGGTTCACTGACGGGCGGCGCCAATCAGGTGCGAGTGAGGGCCTATAACGAGCGGTTGGTGCTTTCCCTCGTGCGGTTGCACGGATCCCTGTCCAAAGCCGATATCACACGAAGGAGCGGGCTTTCGGCGCAGACGGTTTCGGTGATCATGCGCTCGCTGGAGAGCGAAGGATTGCTCCTGCGAGGTGATCCCGTTCGCGGCAAGGTGGGGCAGCCGTCAGTGCCGATGCGGCTCAATCCCGATGCGGTCTACTCCTTCGGGGTGAAGATCGGCCGCCGGAGCGCGGATCTCGTTCTCATGGACTTCGTCGGGCAGATTCGTCTCCAGCACCACGAGACATATGCCTACCCCCAACCTGACCGCATCATGGAGATCATCACCTCCGGTATTGCTCAGCTGGAGGCTCGGCTGGCGGCTGATCAGCGTTCAAGGATCGCCGGTCTCGGCATCGCTGCGCCGTTCGAATTGTGGAACTGGGCGGACGAGGTCGGTGCGCCGCCTGGCGCCATGGATGCCTGGCGAACCTTCGACCTTCACTCTGAAGTGGCGGCGAGAGTCAACTACCCGGTCTTCCTGCAGAACGATGCGACCAGCGCCTGCGGGGCCGAGCTGGTGTTCGGCGTGGGCCCATCCTATGCCGATTTCATCTACCTCTTCGTGGGCTCCTTTATCGGCGGCGGTATTGTTCTGAACTCCTCCGTCTATTCCGGACGGACGGGAACGGCGGGGGCCATCGGCCCGTTGCCCGTAAGGGGAAAGGACGGAGAGACCCGGCAATTGCTGGATATCGCATCGATATTCGTGCTGGAGAACCTGCTCCGCGATAGCGGCATCGACCCGCAGCCGCTCTGGTATTCCGCGGACGACTGGATTGATTTCGGCGAACCGCTGGAAGTCTGGATTCAGGACAGTGCCGCTGCCCTGGCCCAGGCCATTGTCGCCGCCGCTTCCGTCATCGATTTCGGCGCTGCGGTCATCGACGGAGGCTTTCCCCATTGGGTGCGGCGGCGGCTGGTGAACGCGACGATCGATGCAGTCGCGCGCCTGGACCTGCAGGGCGTGATCATCCCCGATATCATCGAAGGCAAGGTCGGCGCCCAGGCGCGGGCGATCGGCGGCGCGAGCCTGCCCATCTTTGCCCGCTACCTGATGGACCAGAATGTCCTGTTCAAGGATCTCGCCGAAGCATGA